In Panthera tigris isolate Pti1 chromosome C1, P.tigris_Pti1_mat1.1, whole genome shotgun sequence, the following proteins share a genomic window:
- the MFSD2A gene encoding sodium-dependent lysophosphatidylcholine symporter 1 isoform X2: MAKGEGSESGSAAGLLPTGILQAAERPAQVKEPKKKQQLSICNKLCYAVGGAPYQVTGCALGFFLQIYLLDVAQVDPFSASIILFVGRAWDAFTDPLVGFCISKSSWTRLGRLMPWIIFSTPLAIIAYFLIWFVPDFPQGQALWYLLFYCLFETLVTCFHVPYSALTMFISTEQSERDSATAYRMTVEVLGTVLGTAIQGQIVGQADTPCLQDPNGSALASEGTNHTQSATSLKETQNAYLLAAGVIASIYVICAVILTLGVREQREPYETQQAEPMSFFRGLRLVMSHGPYVKLIAGFLFTSLAFMLVEGNFALFCTYTLGFRNEFQNLLLAIMLSATFTIPIWQWFLTRFGKKTAVYTGISSAVPFLILVAFMKSNLIITYVVAVAAGISVAAAFLLPWSMLPDVIDDFHLKQPQSHGTEPIFFSFYVFFTKFASGVSLGISTLSLDFAGYQTRGCSQPARVKFTLKMLVTIAPIVLILLGLLLFKLYPIDEEKRRQNKKDLQALREEASSSGCSDTDSTELARIL, encoded by the exons ATGGCCAAGGGAGAGGGCTCCGAGAGCGGCTCCGCAGCGGGGCTGCTGCCCACCGGCATCCTCCAAGCCGCTGAACGGCCGGCCCAGGTGAAG GAACCAAAGAAGAAACAACAGTTGTCCATTTGCAACAAGCTTTGCTATGCAGTTGGGGGGGCCCCCTACCAGGTGACAGGCTGTGCCCTGGGGTTCTTCCTGCAGATCTACCTGTTGGATGTGGCTCAG GTGgaccctttctctgcctccatcatcctCTTTGTGGGCCGAGCTTGGGATGCCTTCACAGACCCCCTCGTGGGCTTCTGCATTAGCAAATCTTCCTGGACCCGCCTGGGCCGCCTCATGCCCTG GATCATCTTCTCCACACCCCTGGCCATCATTGCTTACTTCCTCATCTGGTTCGTGCCTGACTTCCCACAGGGCCAGGCCCTGTGGTACCTGCTTTTCTATTGCCTGTTTGAGACACTGGTCACG TGTTTCCACGTTCCCTACTCAGCTCTCACGATGttcatcagcacagagcagagtgaGCGGGATTCTGCCACTGCGTATC GAATGACCGTGGAGGTACTGGGCACCGTGCTGGGCACAGCGATCCAGGGGCAAATCGTGGGCCAAGCGGATACACCTTGCCTCCAGGACCCCAATGGTTCTGCACTGGCTTCGGAAGGTACCAATCACACACAGAGCGCCACCTCACTCAAAGAAACG CAAAATGCATACCTGCTGGCGGCAGGAGTTATTGCCTCCATCTATGTCATCTGTGCTGTCATCCTCACCCTGGGCGTGCGGGAGCAGAGAG AACCCTATGAGACTCAGCAGGCTGAGCCGATGTCCTTTTTTCGGGGCCTCCGACTGGTCATGAGCCATGGCCCATATGTCAAACTTATTGCTGGCTTCCTCTTCACCTCCCTGGCTTTCATG ctggTGGAGGGGAACTTCGCCTTGTTTTGCACCTACACCTTGGGCTTCCGAAACGAATTCCAGAATCTGCTCCTGGCCATCATG CTCTCGGCCACATTCACCATTCCCATCTGGCAGTGGTTCCTAACCCGATTTGGCAAGAAGACAGCAGTATACACTGGGATTTCA TCAGCAGTGCCATTTCTCATCTTGGTGGCCTTCATGAAGAGTAATCTGATCATCACATACGTGGTAGCCGTGGCAGCTGGCATCAGTGTAGCAGCGGCCTTCTTACTACCCTG GTCCATGCTGCCTGATGTCATTGACGACTTCCACTTGAAGCAGCCCCAGTCTCATGGAACCGAGCCCATCTTCTTCTCCTTCTACGTCTTCTTCACCAAGTTCGCCTCTGGAGTCTCATTGGGCATCTCCACCCTCAGTCTTGA CTTTGCCGGGTACCAGACCCGTGGCTGCTCGCAGCCGGCACGTGTCAAGTTCACACTGAAGATGCTGGTGACCATAGCCCCCATAGTCCTCATCCTGCTAGGCCTGCTGCTCTTCAAGCTGTACCCCATTGATGAGGAGAAGCGGCGGCAGAACA
- the MFSD2A gene encoding sodium-dependent lysophosphatidylcholine symporter 1 isoform X1: MAKGEGSESGSAAGLLPTGILQAAERPAQVKKEPKKKQQLSICNKLCYAVGGAPYQVTGCALGFFLQIYLLDVAQVDPFSASIILFVGRAWDAFTDPLVGFCISKSSWTRLGRLMPWIIFSTPLAIIAYFLIWFVPDFPQGQALWYLLFYCLFETLVTCFHVPYSALTMFISTEQSERDSATAYRMTVEVLGTVLGTAIQGQIVGQADTPCLQDPNGSALASEGTNHTQSATSLKETQNAYLLAAGVIASIYVICAVILTLGVREQREPYETQQAEPMSFFRGLRLVMSHGPYVKLIAGFLFTSLAFMLVEGNFALFCTYTLGFRNEFQNLLLAIMLSATFTIPIWQWFLTRFGKKTAVYTGISSAVPFLILVAFMKSNLIITYVVAVAAGISVAAAFLLPWSMLPDVIDDFHLKQPQSHGTEPIFFSFYVFFTKFASGVSLGISTLSLDFAGYQTRGCSQPARVKFTLKMLVTIAPIVLILLGLLLFKLYPIDEEKRRQNKKDLQALREEASSSGCSDTDSTELARIL, encoded by the exons ATGGCCAAGGGAGAGGGCTCCGAGAGCGGCTCCGCAGCGGGGCTGCTGCCCACCGGCATCCTCCAAGCCGCTGAACGGCCGGCCCAGGTGAAG aAGGAACCAAAGAAGAAACAACAGTTGTCCATTTGCAACAAGCTTTGCTATGCAGTTGGGGGGGCCCCCTACCAGGTGACAGGCTGTGCCCTGGGGTTCTTCCTGCAGATCTACCTGTTGGATGTGGCTCAG GTGgaccctttctctgcctccatcatcctCTTTGTGGGCCGAGCTTGGGATGCCTTCACAGACCCCCTCGTGGGCTTCTGCATTAGCAAATCTTCCTGGACCCGCCTGGGCCGCCTCATGCCCTG GATCATCTTCTCCACACCCCTGGCCATCATTGCTTACTTCCTCATCTGGTTCGTGCCTGACTTCCCACAGGGCCAGGCCCTGTGGTACCTGCTTTTCTATTGCCTGTTTGAGACACTGGTCACG TGTTTCCACGTTCCCTACTCAGCTCTCACGATGttcatcagcacagagcagagtgaGCGGGATTCTGCCACTGCGTATC GAATGACCGTGGAGGTACTGGGCACCGTGCTGGGCACAGCGATCCAGGGGCAAATCGTGGGCCAAGCGGATACACCTTGCCTCCAGGACCCCAATGGTTCTGCACTGGCTTCGGAAGGTACCAATCACACACAGAGCGCCACCTCACTCAAAGAAACG CAAAATGCATACCTGCTGGCGGCAGGAGTTATTGCCTCCATCTATGTCATCTGTGCTGTCATCCTCACCCTGGGCGTGCGGGAGCAGAGAG AACCCTATGAGACTCAGCAGGCTGAGCCGATGTCCTTTTTTCGGGGCCTCCGACTGGTCATGAGCCATGGCCCATATGTCAAACTTATTGCTGGCTTCCTCTTCACCTCCCTGGCTTTCATG ctggTGGAGGGGAACTTCGCCTTGTTTTGCACCTACACCTTGGGCTTCCGAAACGAATTCCAGAATCTGCTCCTGGCCATCATG CTCTCGGCCACATTCACCATTCCCATCTGGCAGTGGTTCCTAACCCGATTTGGCAAGAAGACAGCAGTATACACTGGGATTTCA TCAGCAGTGCCATTTCTCATCTTGGTGGCCTTCATGAAGAGTAATCTGATCATCACATACGTGGTAGCCGTGGCAGCTGGCATCAGTGTAGCAGCGGCCTTCTTACTACCCTG GTCCATGCTGCCTGATGTCATTGACGACTTCCACTTGAAGCAGCCCCAGTCTCATGGAACCGAGCCCATCTTCTTCTCCTTCTACGTCTTCTTCACCAAGTTCGCCTCTGGAGTCTCATTGGGCATCTCCACCCTCAGTCTTGA CTTTGCCGGGTACCAGACCCGTGGCTGCTCGCAGCCGGCACGTGTCAAGTTCACACTGAAGATGCTGGTGACCATAGCCCCCATAGTCCTCATCCTGCTAGGCCTGCTGCTCTTCAAGCTGTACCCCATTGATGAGGAGAAGCGGCGGCAGAACA
- the MFSD2A gene encoding sodium-dependent lysophosphatidylcholine symporter 1 isoform X3, with translation MAKGEGSESGSAAGLLPTGILQAAERPAQEPKKKQQLSICNKLCYAVGGAPYQVTGCALGFFLQIYLLDVAQVDPFSASIILFVGRAWDAFTDPLVGFCISKSSWTRLGRLMPWIIFSTPLAIIAYFLIWFVPDFPQGQALWYLLFYCLFETLVTCFHVPYSALTMFISTEQSERDSATAYRMTVEVLGTVLGTAIQGQIVGQADTPCLQDPNGSALASEGTNHTQSATSLKETQNAYLLAAGVIASIYVICAVILTLGVREQREPYETQQAEPMSFFRGLRLVMSHGPYVKLIAGFLFTSLAFMLVEGNFALFCTYTLGFRNEFQNLLLAIMLSATFTIPIWQWFLTRFGKKTAVYTGISSAVPFLILVAFMKSNLIITYVVAVAAGISVAAAFLLPWSMLPDVIDDFHLKQPQSHGTEPIFFSFYVFFTKFASGVSLGISTLSLDFAGYQTRGCSQPARVKFTLKMLVTIAPIVLILLGLLLFKLYPIDEEKRRQNKKDLQALREEASSSGCSDTDSTELARIL, from the exons ATGGCCAAGGGAGAGGGCTCCGAGAGCGGCTCCGCAGCGGGGCTGCTGCCCACCGGCATCCTCCAAGCCGCTGAACGGCCGGCCCAG GAACCAAAGAAGAAACAACAGTTGTCCATTTGCAACAAGCTTTGCTATGCAGTTGGGGGGGCCCCCTACCAGGTGACAGGCTGTGCCCTGGGGTTCTTCCTGCAGATCTACCTGTTGGATGTGGCTCAG GTGgaccctttctctgcctccatcatcctCTTTGTGGGCCGAGCTTGGGATGCCTTCACAGACCCCCTCGTGGGCTTCTGCATTAGCAAATCTTCCTGGACCCGCCTGGGCCGCCTCATGCCCTG GATCATCTTCTCCACACCCCTGGCCATCATTGCTTACTTCCTCATCTGGTTCGTGCCTGACTTCCCACAGGGCCAGGCCCTGTGGTACCTGCTTTTCTATTGCCTGTTTGAGACACTGGTCACG TGTTTCCACGTTCCCTACTCAGCTCTCACGATGttcatcagcacagagcagagtgaGCGGGATTCTGCCACTGCGTATC GAATGACCGTGGAGGTACTGGGCACCGTGCTGGGCACAGCGATCCAGGGGCAAATCGTGGGCCAAGCGGATACACCTTGCCTCCAGGACCCCAATGGTTCTGCACTGGCTTCGGAAGGTACCAATCACACACAGAGCGCCACCTCACTCAAAGAAACG CAAAATGCATACCTGCTGGCGGCAGGAGTTATTGCCTCCATCTATGTCATCTGTGCTGTCATCCTCACCCTGGGCGTGCGGGAGCAGAGAG AACCCTATGAGACTCAGCAGGCTGAGCCGATGTCCTTTTTTCGGGGCCTCCGACTGGTCATGAGCCATGGCCCATATGTCAAACTTATTGCTGGCTTCCTCTTCACCTCCCTGGCTTTCATG ctggTGGAGGGGAACTTCGCCTTGTTTTGCACCTACACCTTGGGCTTCCGAAACGAATTCCAGAATCTGCTCCTGGCCATCATG CTCTCGGCCACATTCACCATTCCCATCTGGCAGTGGTTCCTAACCCGATTTGGCAAGAAGACAGCAGTATACACTGGGATTTCA TCAGCAGTGCCATTTCTCATCTTGGTGGCCTTCATGAAGAGTAATCTGATCATCACATACGTGGTAGCCGTGGCAGCTGGCATCAGTGTAGCAGCGGCCTTCTTACTACCCTG GTCCATGCTGCCTGATGTCATTGACGACTTCCACTTGAAGCAGCCCCAGTCTCATGGAACCGAGCCCATCTTCTTCTCCTTCTACGTCTTCTTCACCAAGTTCGCCTCTGGAGTCTCATTGGGCATCTCCACCCTCAGTCTTGA CTTTGCCGGGTACCAGACCCGTGGCTGCTCGCAGCCGGCACGTGTCAAGTTCACACTGAAGATGCTGGTGACCATAGCCCCCATAGTCCTCATCCTGCTAGGCCTGCTGCTCTTCAAGCTGTACCCCATTGATGAGGAGAAGCGGCGGCAGAACA